The following coding sequences are from one Neurospora crassa OR74A linkage group I, whole genome shotgun sequence window:
- the aap-2 gene encoding amino acid permease 2 yields MSFSPPNKSADATIQITEMTRQGTPSSGEAAASTPSTSSTESGDKALEALGYTPVFKREFSRWSSFSFAMSISGVYGTLMSTWIYGLQAGGAAAIMWSWIIGGAGGWALAYSIAEIASAYPSSGAMYFTLKFLAPEEQVPFLCWIAGYLNLVGTVAGGASTEYAASQMLLAAVSITSNFSYVPTPTHVVGVMIGLTTIHAMINTLPTAWLNRLTSGYVVFHISVLLGACVTLLVQKRHDMHDLKYAFTNFQPSSGWSPPGFAFLFGCLTPAWIMTGCDGTARIAEEAKNPQMVVPRAIANATTFTYVIGFFFNLVLVVCMGDPKDLINSPSGQPVAQLFFNGMGRAPAIFFTLCGFGVMNLVAIPGIQAGSRTIFALSRDNLLPFSHIWVRISKRSQTPLIAVWTYAVLEIIINLLGLASSTAIGAVFNVCTVALNVSYVIPIICKMVYGRMQKGPWHMGKYSVWVNAFAVAWNTFMAVIFFFPTRLPVTPENMNYAIVVFFFVLIFALVFWYTHGRHYYTGPLTHSPRATDMSVRTPVGV; encoded by the exons ATGTCTTTTTCACCACCAAACAAATCGGCAGACGCCACCATCCAGATTACTGAGATGACCCGGCAAGGCACTCCATCTTCTGGCGAAGCTGCAGCTTCAACCCCATCAACAAGCTCTACCGAAAGTGGCGATAAGGCGCTGGAGGCGTTAGGCTATACACCA gtattcAAACGCGAGTTTTCAAGGTGGTCCAGCTTCAGTTTTGCTATGAGCATATCTGGAGTATATGGCACACTCATGTCGACATGGATATACGGCCTGCAAGCCGGAGGTGCGGCTGCGATCATGTGGAGCTGGATCATTGGCGGCGCTGGCGGGTGGGCACTTGCATACAGTATCGCTGAGATCGCATCTGCCTACCCCAGTTCCGGGGCCATGTACTTCACCTTGAAGTTTCTCGCTCCTGAAGAGCAAGTTCCCTTCCTATGTTGGATTGCCG GTTATCTCAATCTCGTGGGTACCGTTGCAGGTGGTGCCTCTACCGAATATGCCGCGAGCCAGATGCTTCTTGCAGCTGTTTCGATTACATCCAACTTCAGCTACGTGCCCACACCAACCCATGTTGTGGGTGTCATGATAGGGCTTACCACTATTCATGCCATGATCAACACTCTACCGACGGCTTGGTTGAACCGATTAACAAGCGGCTATGTTGTCTTCCACATTAGTGTTCTACTCGGCGCTTGTGTTACCTTGTTGGTCCAGAAGCGGCACGATATGCACGATCTCAAATATGCCTTTACCAATTTCCAGCCTTCATCGGGCTGGAGCCCTCCTGGTTTTGCCTTTCTTTTTGGATGCCTTACGCCAGCCTGGATCATGACTGGCTGTGATGGTACAGCTCG CATTGCTGAAGAAGCAAAGAACCCTCAGATGGTTGTGCCTAGGGCCATTGCCAATGCGACCACGTTCACTTATGTCATTGGGTTCTTTTTCAATCTGGTCTTGGTTGTCTGCATGGGCGACCCCAAAGACCTTATAAATAGCCCCAGTGGCCAACCG GTTGCACAGCTCTTCTTCAATGGCATGGGCCGTGCTCCCGCAATTTTCTTCACACTCTGCGGCTTCGGCGTGATGAATCTCGTCGCGATCCCTGGCATACAAGCCGGCAGTCGGACCATTTTCGCACTCTCCCGCGACaaccttcttcccttctctcaTATCTGGGTCCGCATCTCCAAACGCTCACAGACTCCCCTTATCGCCGTATGGACGTATGCTGTCCTAGAGATCATCATCAATCTTCTCGGCTTAGCAAGCAGTACTGCCATTGGCGCCGTCTTCAATGTGTGTACGGTCGCATTGAACGTGTCCTATGTCATACCCATCATTTGCAAGATGGTCTATGGGCGCATGCAGAAGGGGCCTTGGCATATGGGCAAATACAGTGTCTGGGTCAATGCGTTTGCGGTTGCCTGGAATACGTTCATGGCcgtgatcttcttcttccccacgCGGCTACCTGTTACACCTGAGAAT ATGAACTACGCCATAgttgtctttttcttcgttCTCATTTTTGCCCTCGTTTTCTGGTACACCCATGGACGCCACTACTATACCGGCCCCCTAACGCACTCGCCACGCGCTACCGATATGTCGGTGCGTACACCCGTTGGAGTGTGA